Proteins encoded within one genomic window of Cryptomeria japonica unplaced genomic scaffold, Sugi_1.0 HiC_scaffold_270, whole genome shotgun sequence:
- the LOC131030286 gene encoding pathogenesis-related protein PR-4-like: protein MASKLVRWIAICFFVASILCVNGETLTTSTPYDSAGRNYDLGGLFCATIDSNQTLEFRSEYLWTAYYDQAGQPMELSLCGTCIQVTNDSTDKNVIVRIVDQCQNGGLVLETDAFNAIDKDGKGKHDGHMLTTYKFVGC, encoded by the exons ATGGCTTCCAAGCTTGTGAGGTGGATTGCTATATGCTTCTTTGTGGCTTCAATACTCTGTGTTAATGGCGAGACATTGACCACGTCCACTCCGTATGATTCTGCTGGTCGTAATTACGACCTTGGTGGCCTATTTTGCGCTACAATTGACTCTAATCAGACATTAGAGTTTCGCAGCGAATACCTTTGGACTGCGTATTATGACCAAGCCGGCCAGCCCATGGAACTTTCCCTCTGCGGCACATGCATCCAA GTGACAAATGATTCGACGGATAAAAATGTGATCGTACGAATTGTGGACCAGTGCCAAAATGGAGGACTGGTTTTAGAAACTGATGCTTTTAATGCCATTGATAAGGATGGGAAAGGAAAGCATGACGGCCATATGCTTACTACCTACAAGTTCGTGGGCTGTTAG